The following proteins are co-located in the Spinactinospora alkalitolerans genome:
- a CDS encoding aldose 1-epimerase family protein encodes MDTHSAGEAPGEYRIEADGYQAIVDGRGATLRSLTWRDRDLILSYRPADGPQLSQGQVLLPWPNRIDRGRYAFGGAVHRLDITEPAYDTAIHGLTRTKPWEPLKHTENRVELGYTLEGARGYPFRLELNVAYELAADTGLTVRIAAHNIGDSPAPYGNGSHDFLTLGEPVDDAVLRLPASSYLPVDDRLLPAGPPRPVEGTPCDFLRPRRFGGTQLDTAFTDLVRESDGRAWAFLSDDTICVALWADASYGWLQVFSADRPESGINRRGIAVEPMTCPPNAFASGEDLIVLAPGASSESTYGILRTDPLE; translated from the coding sequence ATGGACACGCATTCAGCAGGTGAAGCGCCCGGCGAGTACCGCATCGAGGCCGACGGCTACCAGGCGATCGTGGACGGGCGGGGAGCGACGCTGCGTTCCCTGACGTGGCGGGACCGCGACCTGATCCTCAGCTACCGCCCCGCCGACGGCCCCCAACTCTCCCAGGGCCAGGTGCTGCTGCCCTGGCCGAACCGGATCGACCGCGGGCGCTACGCCTTCGGCGGCGCCGTCCACCGGCTCGACATCACCGAACCGGCCTACGACACCGCGATCCACGGGCTCACCCGCACCAAGCCGTGGGAGCCGCTGAAGCACACGGAGAACCGGGTCGAGCTCGGCTACACGCTCGAGGGCGCGCGGGGGTACCCGTTCCGACTCGAACTGAACGTCGCCTACGAGCTCGCCGCCGACACCGGGCTCACCGTGCGCATCGCCGCCCACAACATCGGCGACTCCCCCGCCCCCTACGGCAACGGGTCGCACGATTTCCTCACCCTGGGTGAACCGGTCGACGACGCCGTCCTGCGGCTGCCCGCCTCGTCCTACCTGCCCGTGGACGACCGGCTGCTGCCCGCGGGCCCGCCGCGCCCGGTGGAGGGGACCCCCTGCGACTTCCTGCGGCCCCGGCGGTTCGGCGGGACGCAGCTCGACACGGCGTTCACCGACCTGGTCCGCGAGTCCGACGGCCGGGCGTGGGCGTTCCTCTCCGACGACACGATCTGCGTGGCGCTGTGGGCCGACGCGAGCTACGGCTGGCTGCAGGTGTTCAGCGCGGACCGGCCCGAGTCGGGCATCAACCGGCGCGGCATCGCGGTGGAGCCGATGACCTGCCCGCCGAACGCGTTCGCCTCCGGCGAGGACCTGATCGTGCTGGCCCCCGGGGCGTCGTCGGAGTCGACCTACGGAATCCTGCGCACCGATCCTTTGGAGTAG
- a CDS encoding nucleotidyltransferase family protein: protein MTTRDRGGEGRSVAGLLLAAGRGSRLGRPKALVELAGERLADRGVRILREGGCAPIYVVTGAAEVTVEGAAGVHNPDWTSGMGSSLRAGLRSLPEGVDAVVIALADQPLVTAAAIERLVSAYEGGARAAVATYAGNPRNPVLLGREHWPSVHALAEGDVGARPFLRAYSHLITPVACDGVARPDDIDTPEDLDRLRELLS from the coding sequence ATGACGACACGCGATCGCGGGGGAGAGGGCCGATCGGTCGCCGGTCTCCTGCTCGCCGCCGGCCGGGGCAGCCGACTGGGACGGCCCAAGGCACTGGTCGAGCTGGCGGGGGAGCGCCTGGCCGACCGGGGCGTCCGCATCCTGCGCGAGGGCGGTTGCGCGCCGATCTACGTGGTGACCGGCGCCGCCGAGGTCACCGTGGAGGGCGCCGCCGGGGTGCACAACCCCGACTGGACCAGCGGGATGGGGTCCTCGCTGCGCGCCGGGCTGCGGAGCCTGCCCGAGGGGGTCGACGCCGTGGTGATCGCACTGGCCGACCAGCCGCTGGTGACGGCGGCCGCGATCGAGCGGCTCGTCTCCGCCTACGAGGGGGGAGCCCGGGCCGCCGTGGCCACTTACGCCGGCAACCCGCGCAACCCCGTCCTGCTCGGCCGGGAGCACTGGCCCAGCGTCCACGCGCTGGCCGAGGGCGACGTCGGGGCCCGGCCGTTCCTGCGCGCCTACTCCCACCTCATCACCCCGGTCGCCTGCGACGGGGTCGCCCGCCCCGACGACATCGACACCCCCGAGGACCTGGACCGCCTGCGCGAGCTGCTCTCCTAG
- a CDS encoding XdhC family protein: MRDIRNAIADLYATGETFALATVIDTYRSSPREAGAAMAVSASGEVIGSVSGGCVEGAVYELAQEVIRTGTPVRERYGVSDDEAFAVGLTCGGTLHVLVEPIDPPRHPQLGEIIAAVNEHRPVAVATVVSGPGPLGARRIVWPERAEGGLGTERLDAAVDDDARGMLAQGRTGTLRYGADGQRRGDELEVFVQSFAPAPRMLVFGAIDFAAAVANIGSYLGYRVTVCDARPVFATSKRFPQADEVVVMWPHRYLAEIEAEIDERTAICVLTHDPKFDVPVLEVALRSRAGYIGAMGSRRTHDDRMARLREVGVAERDLARLRSPIGLDLGARTPEETAVSIAAELIQTRWGGSGRPLTAVDGPIHHTPLVAAPV; encoded by the coding sequence GTGCGTGACATCCGCAACGCCATCGCCGATCTCTACGCGACCGGTGAGACATTCGCCCTCGCCACGGTGATCGACACCTACCGCAGTTCTCCGCGCGAGGCCGGGGCCGCCATGGCGGTGAGCGCTTCGGGGGAGGTGATCGGCAGCGTCTCCGGCGGCTGCGTGGAGGGCGCGGTCTACGAACTGGCCCAGGAGGTCATCCGGACCGGGACGCCGGTGCGCGAACGCTACGGGGTCAGCGACGACGAGGCGTTCGCCGTCGGTCTGACCTGCGGCGGGACCCTGCACGTCCTGGTGGAGCCGATCGACCCGCCGCGCCATCCGCAGCTCGGCGAGATCATCGCGGCGGTCAACGAGCACCGGCCGGTGGCCGTGGCGACCGTGGTCTCGGGGCCGGGCCCACTGGGTGCCCGCAGGATCGTCTGGCCGGAGCGCGCCGAGGGCGGACTGGGCACCGAGCGCCTGGACGCGGCCGTCGACGACGACGCCCGCGGCATGCTCGCCCAGGGACGCACCGGGACCCTGCGCTACGGCGCCGACGGCCAGCGCCGCGGCGACGAGCTGGAGGTGTTCGTGCAGTCCTTCGCCCCGGCCCCGCGCATGCTCGTCTTCGGCGCCATCGACTTCGCCGCCGCCGTCGCCAACATCGGTTCCTACCTGGGCTACCGGGTCACGGTGTGCGACGCGCGACCGGTCTTCGCCACCTCCAAGCGCTTCCCGCAGGCCGACGAGGTGGTGGTCATGTGGCCGCACCGATACCTGGCCGAGATCGAGGCCGAGATCGACGAGCGCACCGCGATCTGCGTGCTCACCCACGATCCCAAGTTCGACGTGCCCGTGCTGGAGGTGGCGCTGCGCTCCCGCGCCGGCTACATCGGGGCCATGGGCAGCCGCCGCACCCACGACGACCGGATGGCCCGTCTGCGCGAGGTCGGCGTGGCCGAGCGGGACCTGGCGCGGCTGCGCTCGCCGATCGGGCTGGACCTCGGCGCGCGCACGCCGGAGGAGACCGCGGTGTCCATCGCCGCCGAGCTCATCCAGACCCGCTGGGGCGGCAGCGGCCGGCCGCTGACCGCGGTGGACGGGCCGATCCACCACACGCCCCTGGTGGCGGCCCCGGTCTGA
- a CDS encoding vWA domain-containing protein has protein sequence MPTGARDITETMLGFVRALRAGGVRSGTGRARAFFDALDALDVTDPEAVYWAGRLTLCSGPADLRRYDACFAYYFSADPLRPAARTPPVTVLRPVMWPSGRDRTRGEDDPDPQHLAAASDAEVLRSRDIATLTEGERAEVARLLGLLATRRPHRRTHRTAPARRGRLDHPRTLRATLRQGGEPLRLLRRDRTTRPRRVVLLIDVSGSMSPYADALLRLAHAVARGHPGHTEVFSVGTRLTRLTREMRVRDPDVALAAAGAAIPDWSGGTRLGVELKEFLDVYGQRGMARGSLAVIASDGWERGDAALLGTQMARLSRLAHRTVWANPHKAQPGYEPLTAGMRAALPHVDDFVSGHSLDALEELATAVIGGRVKRGGAGA, from the coding sequence ATGCCCACCGGAGCCCGCGACATCACCGAGACGATGCTCGGCTTCGTGCGCGCGCTGCGGGCCGGCGGGGTGCGCTCCGGCACCGGGCGGGCGCGGGCGTTCTTCGACGCCCTGGACGCGCTCGACGTCACCGATCCCGAGGCGGTCTACTGGGCCGGCCGCCTGACGCTGTGCTCGGGCCCCGCCGACCTGCGGCGCTACGACGCCTGCTTCGCCTACTACTTCTCGGCCGACCCGCTGCGCCCCGCGGCCCGGACCCCGCCGGTCACCGTGCTGCGCCCGGTGATGTGGCCCTCGGGGCGCGACCGGACCCGGGGCGAGGACGACCCCGACCCCCAGCACCTGGCCGCGGCCAGCGACGCCGAGGTGCTGCGCTCCCGCGACATCGCGACCCTCACCGAGGGGGAGCGGGCCGAGGTCGCCCGGCTGCTCGGCCTGCTGGCCACCCGCCGCCCGCACCGCCGCACCCACCGCACCGCCCCGGCCAGGCGCGGCCGGCTCGATCACCCGCGCACCCTGCGCGCCACCCTGCGCCAGGGCGGCGAGCCGCTGCGGCTGCTGCGGCGGGACAGGACCACCCGGCCGCGCCGCGTGGTGCTCCTGATCGACGTGAGCGGCTCGATGTCGCCCTACGCCGACGCCCTGCTGCGCCTGGCGCACGCCGTCGCCCGCGGGCACCCCGGCCACACCGAGGTCTTCAGCGTCGGCACCCGGCTCACCCGGCTCACCCGGGAGATGCGCGTCCGCGACCCCGATGTCGCCCTCGCCGCCGCGGGGGCGGCCATCCCCGACTGGAGCGGCGGCACCCGGCTCGGCGTGGAGCTCAAGGAGTTCCTCGACGTGTACGGGCAGCGCGGGATGGCGCGCGGCTCGCTCGCGGTCATCGCCTCCGACGGCTGGGAGCGCGGGGACGCCGCCCTGCTGGGGACCCAGATGGCGCGGCTGTCCCGACTGGCCCACCGGACCGTCTGGGCCAACCCGCACAAGGCGCAGCCCGGCTACGAGCCGCTGACCGCGGGGATGCGGGCGGCCCTGCCGCACGTCGACGACTTCGTGTCCGGCCACAGCCTGGACGCGCTGGAGGAGCTGGCCACCGCCGTCATCGGCGGGCGGGTCAAAAGAGGAGGAGCAGGTGCGTGA
- a CDS encoding AAA family ATPase, with the protein MSSVTETATAAVATPERLAELLDDQDYLADDGAATACFLALRMGRPLFLEGDAGVGKTELAKAVAAVLGGSLIRLQCYEGIDAAQALYDWDYPRQLLHLRAAQAAGVEEVTELESGLYDRRFLLARPLLRALEGGGNAPGVLLVDEIDRADDEFEAFLLEFLSDFTISIPELGTVRAAVPPVVVLTSNRTREVHDALKRRCLYHWMPHPDFRREVDIIRRRLPGATERLVRDVAAAVQRLRDPAASGVDLLKPPGVAESIDWTAALLALGARELDPDLAARTLGALVKHREDHEGVRRRLSALLNGHGSEAAG; encoded by the coding sequence ATGAGCAGTGTGACCGAGACGGCGACCGCCGCGGTCGCCACGCCGGAGCGGCTGGCCGAGCTGCTGGACGACCAGGACTACCTCGCCGATGACGGCGCGGCCACCGCCTGCTTCCTCGCCCTGAGGATGGGCCGCCCGCTCTTCCTCGAGGGCGACGCGGGAGTGGGCAAGACCGAGCTGGCCAAGGCCGTGGCCGCGGTGCTGGGCGGCTCGCTCATCCGGCTCCAGTGCTACGAGGGCATCGACGCGGCCCAGGCCCTCTACGACTGGGACTACCCCCGCCAGTTGCTGCACCTGCGTGCGGCCCAGGCGGCCGGCGTCGAGGAGGTCACCGAGCTGGAGTCCGGCCTCTACGATCGCCGGTTCCTGCTCGCCCGTCCGCTGCTGCGCGCGCTTGAGGGCGGCGGGAACGCGCCCGGCGTGCTGCTCGTCGACGAGATCGACCGCGCCGACGACGAGTTCGAGGCGTTCCTGCTGGAGTTCCTCTCCGACTTCACCATCTCCATCCCGGAACTGGGCACCGTGCGCGCGGCCGTCCCCCCGGTCGTGGTGCTGACCTCCAACCGCACCCGCGAGGTCCACGACGCGCTCAAGCGCCGCTGCCTCTACCACTGGATGCCGCACCCCGACTTCCGGCGCGAGGTCGACATCATCCGGCGCCGGCTGCCCGGGGCCACCGAGCGGCTGGTCCGCGATGTCGCGGCGGCCGTCCAGCGGCTGCGCGACCCGGCCGCCTCGGGCGTCGACCTGCTCAAGCCGCCCGGTGTCGCCGAGAGCATCGACTGGACCGCGGCGCTGCTCGCGCTGGGCGCGCGCGAACTCGATCCCGACCTCGCGGCCCGCACGCTGGGCGCCCTGGTCAAGCACCGCGAAGACCACGAGGGCGTGCGGCGCCGGCTCTCGGCCCTGCTCAACGGGCACGGCTCCGAGGCCGCGGGGTAG
- a CDS encoding PH domain-containing protein, giving the protein MDEAADRPVPELPVTWRPRNMRVVAYGLAALSLVTMAVLAVIMPPEWGLQDRVLLFLFGVLCVGVLHLLARPRVAATEEGVTVVNCIRTHVLVWPEIIDVRMPVGEPWPTIDLADGSTLAAMGIQSNDGALAERNLARFQVLLHERGEAEEPGRRGF; this is encoded by the coding sequence GTGGACGAGGCCGCGGACCGGCCGGTGCCGGAACTGCCCGTGACGTGGCGGCCGCGCAACATGCGCGTCGTCGCCTACGGCCTGGCCGCCCTGTCGCTGGTGACCATGGCCGTGCTGGCGGTCATCATGCCGCCCGAGTGGGGGCTGCAGGACCGCGTGCTGCTGTTCCTGTTCGGCGTGCTGTGCGTGGGGGTGCTGCACCTGCTCGCCCGGCCGCGCGTGGCCGCCACGGAGGAGGGGGTCACGGTGGTCAACTGCATCAGGACCCATGTCCTGGTGTGGCCCGAGATCATCGACGTGCGCATGCCGGTGGGGGAGCCGTGGCCCACCATCGACCTGGCCGACGGCTCCACGCTGGCGGCCATGGGCATCCAGAGCAACGACGGCGCCCTGGCTGAGCGCAATCTGGCCCGGTTCCAGGTGCTGCTGCACGAACGGGGCGAGGCCGAGGAGCCGGGGCGGCGCGGATTCTGA
- the ribH gene encoding 6,7-dimethyl-8-ribityllumazine synthase — protein sequence MSGAGRPELAVDASGLTLGIVATRWNAEIVDPMLERALAAAEECGAAAPTVVRVAGAVEIPVVAQELLRGHDAVVALGAVIRGGTPHFEYVCQSLTQGLTKVALRESGPVANGVLTCDTLEQARDRAGLPGSREDKGRDAAVAALDTALVLRGLRRTGVPAGRPARDALQR from the coding sequence ATGAGTGGAGCCGGACGCCCCGAGCTGGCGGTCGACGCCTCGGGGCTGACCCTGGGCATCGTCGCGACCCGGTGGAACGCCGAGATCGTCGACCCCATGCTGGAGCGCGCGCTCGCGGCGGCCGAGGAGTGCGGCGCCGCCGCGCCGACCGTGGTGCGCGTCGCCGGTGCCGTGGAGATCCCCGTCGTCGCCCAGGAGCTCCTGCGCGGCCACGACGCCGTGGTCGCCCTGGGCGCGGTGATCCGGGGCGGCACCCCGCATTTCGAGTACGTCTGCCAGTCGCTCACCCAGGGGCTCACCAAGGTCGCGCTGCGCGAATCCGGCCCCGTTGCCAACGGTGTGCTGACCTGTGACACGCTGGAGCAGGCGCGCGATCGGGCCGGCCTGCCGGGGAGCCGCGAGGACAAGGGCCGGGATGCCGCCGTCGCCGCGCTCGACACCGCCCTGGTGCTGCGCGGGCTGCGCCGCACCGGCGTCCCCGCCGGCCGACCGGCGCGGGATGCTTTGCAACGGTGA
- the ribA gene encoding GTP cyclohydrolase II: MSIAEEQSEALIPLDDVTEAVADIAAGRPVVVVDDTDRENEGDIIFAADAATPELLAFIIRYTSGVVCVPMLGEDLDRLDLPLMTSVNEESMRTAYTVTVDARSGVSTGISAADRAHTIRLLADARTVPGDFVRPGHILPLRYRPGGVLVRRGHTEAAVDLARLAGLRPAGVLAEVVNDDGTMARLPRLREFADEHGLRLISVEQLAELRADERAEASVPVRGASVAAAVERSEEVSASGGAELRADERAEASVPVRGARVAAAVERSEEADSSRADTLVDRVVETRIPNRYGEWRAVGYRSPSDGAEHVALVYGDLGDGTDVLTRLHSECLTGDAFGSHRCDCGTQLDAAMAGIAEEGRGVLVYLRGHEGRGIGLLHKLKAYRLQDSGIDTVDANLELGLPADAREFGAGARILADLGVRSVRLLSNNPGKVEGISRYGVSVTRRISMPTVVTADNLRYLQTKRDRMGHDLPGLFAEPRRAAAQADPVWPGAAGGRPPSSGEAAVN; the protein is encoded by the coding sequence ATGTCGATCGCCGAGGAGCAGTCCGAGGCACTCATCCCGCTGGACGACGTCACCGAAGCGGTCGCCGACATCGCCGCCGGCCGCCCGGTCGTGGTCGTGGACGACACCGACCGCGAGAACGAGGGCGACATCATCTTCGCGGCGGATGCGGCAACGCCGGAGCTGCTGGCCTTCATAATCCGCTACACCTCCGGCGTGGTGTGCGTGCCCATGCTCGGCGAGGACCTGGACCGGCTCGACCTCCCGCTGATGACCTCGGTCAACGAGGAGAGCATGCGCACCGCCTACACCGTCACGGTGGACGCCCGTTCCGGCGTGTCCACCGGCATCTCGGCCGCGGACCGCGCCCACACCATCCGGCTGCTCGCCGACGCGCGCACCGTCCCCGGCGACTTCGTCCGGCCGGGCCACATCCTGCCGCTGCGCTACCGTCCCGGCGGCGTGCTCGTCCGCCGCGGTCACACCGAGGCCGCCGTGGATCTGGCCCGGCTGGCCGGGCTGCGGCCGGCCGGCGTGCTGGCCGAGGTCGTCAACGACGACGGGACCATGGCGCGGTTGCCGCGGCTGCGCGAGTTCGCCGATGAGCACGGGCTCAGGCTGATCTCGGTGGAGCAGCTCGCCGAGCTGCGAGCCGACGAGCGAGCGGAGGCGTCGGTGCCTGTTCGCGGAGCGAGTGTCGCTGCGGCGGTGGAGCGGAGCGAGGAGGTGAGCGCGAGTGGGGGTGCCGAGCTGCGAGCCGACGAGCGAGCGGAGGCGTCGGTGCCTGTTCGCGGAGCGCGTGTCGCTGCGGCGGTGGAGCGGAGCGAGGAGGCGGACTCGTCGCGGGCCGACACCCTTGTCGACCGGGTCGTGGAGACCCGCATCCCCAACCGCTACGGGGAGTGGCGGGCGGTGGGCTACCGGAGTCCGAGCGACGGCGCCGAGCACGTCGCGCTGGTCTACGGCGACCTCGGCGACGGCACCGATGTGCTGACCCGGCTGCACTCCGAATGCCTCACCGGTGACGCCTTCGGCTCGCACCGCTGCGACTGCGGCACCCAGCTCGACGCCGCCATGGCCGGCATCGCCGAGGAGGGCCGCGGCGTGCTCGTCTACCTGCGCGGCCACGAGGGGCGCGGCATCGGGTTGCTGCACAAGCTGAAGGCCTACCGGCTGCAGGACTCCGGGATCGACACCGTCGACGCCAACCTGGAACTCGGCCTGCCGGCCGACGCCAGGGAGTTCGGCGCGGGAGCCCGGATCCTGGCCGACCTCGGGGTGCGCTCGGTCCGGTTGCTGAGCAACAACCCGGGCAAGGTCGAGGGGATCTCCCGGTACGGCGTCAGCGTCACCCGGCGGATCTCGATGCCCACCGTCGTCACCGCCGACAACCTGCGCTACCTGCAGACCAAGCGGGACCGGATGGGGCACGACCTGCCCGGCCTGTTCGCCGAACCCCGGCGGGCCGCGGCGCAGGCCGACCCGGTGTGGCCGGGAGCGGCCGGCGGACGGCCTCCGTCCTCCGGCGAAGCCGCGGTCAACTGA
- a CDS encoding riboflavin synthase translates to MFTGIVEELGEVVAIEPVGDTAGEAARLTIQGPTVTSDAAHGDSVSVNGVCLTVTESADGRFSADVMKETLDRSSLGDLAAGSPVNLERAARISARLGGHIVQGHVDGTGRILERVPGTRWETVRISLPDGLARYVVEKGSIAVDGVSLTVASVDPGSFTISLIPTTLDLTTLGRKAAGEPVNLEVDVVAKYVERLVTADEGGAR, encoded by the coding sequence GTGTTCACCGGAATCGTAGAAGAGCTGGGCGAGGTCGTCGCGATCGAGCCCGTCGGCGACACCGCCGGCGAGGCCGCCAGGCTGACGATCCAGGGCCCCACCGTCACCTCCGACGCCGCCCACGGCGACTCCGTTTCGGTCAACGGCGTATGCCTCACGGTCACCGAATCCGCCGACGGGCGCTTCAGCGCCGACGTCATGAAGGAGACGCTGGACCGTTCCAGCCTGGGCGACCTCGCCGCCGGCTCCCCGGTCAACCTGGAGCGCGCGGCCAGGATCTCCGCCCGCCTCGGCGGCCACATCGTGCAGGGCCACGTCGACGGCACCGGCCGGATCCTGGAACGCGTCCCCGGAACGCGGTGGGAGACCGTCCGGATCTCGCTGCCCGACGGCCTCGCCCGCTACGTCGTGGAGAAGGGATCCATCGCCGTGGACGGCGTGAGTCTCACCGTCGCCTCCGTCGACCCGGGATCCTTCACGATCAGCCTGATCCCCACCACCCTCGACCTCACCACCCTGGGCCGCAAGGCCGCGGGCGAACCGGTCAACCTGGAGGTCGACGTCGTGGCCAAGTACGTGGAGCGGCTGGTCACCGCGGACGAAGGCGGCGCCCGATGA
- a CDS encoding phosphatase PAP2 family protein — translation MEAIWEAESGAVSRLQEIGGWSAPPFSALFANGFDLLYLVAVPLLLWCVSTGWGTRLSLLLTGGSLVNGLLKTALHAPRPSWYTLRVSPLVPGTTFGAPAGAAQGAVTLLGYVGLKTDRRWARPAAAALIVLVALAGVHLGAAFFSGTLLGLVVGAVLLWLVLRYEAALLRWWRARPLRTQIACALALSLAVPVTAAVWQAVVWGGWTAPRGWTGTVPPDAATATLQHVFVLGGALFGLLAGFSLLAARGWYSAEGSLVSRASRYVTGSTGILLILVLHVLVPVPGGAAGLLVSYVLHALLSLWIAFGAPELFVRTRLADRPLRAEAGEPVPH, via the coding sequence ATGGAAGCGATCTGGGAGGCCGAGAGCGGGGCCGTAAGCCGGCTGCAGGAGATCGGCGGCTGGTCCGCACCGCCGTTCTCCGCGCTGTTCGCGAACGGGTTCGACCTGCTCTACCTGGTCGCCGTGCCGCTGCTGCTCTGGTGCGTCAGCACGGGCTGGGGAACCCGGCTCTCACTGCTGCTCACCGGCGGGTCACTGGTCAACGGCCTGCTGAAGACCGCCCTGCACGCCCCTCGGCCCTCGTGGTACACCCTCAGGGTGAGCCCGCTGGTGCCGGGAACGACTTTCGGCGCGCCCGCCGGTGCGGCGCAGGGCGCGGTGACGCTGCTCGGCTACGTCGGGCTCAAGACCGACCGCCGGTGGGCCCGCCCCGCGGCCGCCGCGCTCATCGTGCTGGTCGCCCTGGCAGGCGTCCACCTCGGCGCCGCCTTCTTCAGCGGCACCCTGCTCGGCCTGGTCGTCGGCGCCGTGCTGCTGTGGCTGGTGCTGCGCTACGAGGCCGCACTGCTGCGGTGGTGGCGGGCGCGCCCGCTGCGCACCCAGATCGCCTGCGCGCTCGCCCTCTCCCTGGCGGTCCCGGTGACCGCCGCGGTCTGGCAGGCGGTGGTCTGGGGCGGCTGGACGGCGCCGCGCGGGTGGACCGGGACGGTCCCGCCCGACGCCGCGACCGCCACGCTGCAGCACGTCTTCGTGCTCGGCGGGGCGCTGTTCGGCCTGCTCGCAGGTTTCTCGCTGCTCGCGGCGCGGGGCTGGTACAGCGCGGAGGGATCGCTGGTGTCCCGCGCCTCGCGCTATGTGACGGGCAGCACCGGGATCCTGCTGATCCTGGTGCTGCACGTGCTGGTCCCCGTCCCGGGAGGCGCCGCAGGCCTGCTCGTCTCCTACGTCCTCCACGCGCTGCTGTCGCTGTGGATCGCCTTCGGGGCCCCGGAGCTGTTCGTCCGGACCCGCCTGGCCGACCGCCCGCTCCGTGCGGAGGCCGGGGAGCCGGTCCCGCACTGA
- the rpe gene encoding ribulose-phosphate 3-epimerase produces MAIQISPSILSADFAHLADEAAAVADSADWLHVDVMDNHFVPNLTLGLPIVKSLRKAAALPLDCHLMIEDPDRWAPAYAEAGAGSVTIHAEAAKAPVRTLRTIRSEGARAGLALNPATPVDPYADLLPELDMLLLMTVEPGFGGQRFLDVVLPKIRRARELVGTRDAAVWLQVDGGVSAETIERCAEAGADVFVAGSAVYGAQDPSAAIDALRAQAEQAVGR; encoded by the coding sequence GTGGCAATCCAGATCTCACCCAGCATCCTCTCCGCCGACTTCGCCCATCTCGCCGATGAGGCCGCGGCGGTCGCGGACTCCGCCGACTGGCTGCACGTCGACGTCATGGACAACCATTTCGTGCCGAACCTGACGTTGGGGCTGCCGATCGTGAAATCCCTGCGCAAGGCCGCCGCGCTGCCGCTGGACTGCCACCTGATGATCGAGGATCCCGACCGCTGGGCCCCGGCCTACGCCGAGGCGGGCGCCGGCAGCGTCACCATCCACGCCGAGGCGGCCAAGGCGCCGGTGCGCACGCTGCGCACCATCCGCTCCGAGGGGGCCAGGGCCGGCCTCGCGCTCAACCCGGCCACGCCGGTCGACCCCTACGCCGACCTCCTGCCCGAGCTCGACATGCTGCTGCTCATGACGGTCGAGCCGGGCTTCGGCGGGCAGAGGTTCCTCGACGTCGTGCTGCCGAAGATCCGCCGTGCGCGCGAACTGGTCGGCACCCGCGACGCCGCCGTGTGGCTGCAGGTCGACGGCGGCGTCAGCGCCGAGACGATCGAGCGCTGCGCCGAGGCGGGCGCCGACGTGTTCGTGGCCGGCTCCGCGGTCTACGGGGCGCAGGACCCCTCCGCCGCGATCGACGCCCTGCGCGCCCAGGCCGAACAGGCCGTCGGCCGGTAG